The following are from one region of the Ferrimicrobium sp. genome:
- the tyrS gene encoding tyrosine--tRNA ligase, which produces MTLSEDLQYRGLINQMSAEGLVERMDSAHLSLYVGFDPTADSLHLGNLLGLIMLRRFQRAGHRPIMVAGGGTGMIGDPSGRSTERTLLDDETLTKNTAAIRLQLERFVDFSGEVAGVLVDNREWLQDLNLIDYLREYGKHFSVATMLAKDSVKARLGSEGISYTEFSYMVLQAIDFLELSRRFDCTLQLGGSDQWGNITAGIDLIRRVDQREAFGLTWPLITKADGTKFGKSVGGAIWLDPHRTSPYQLYQFLVRSDDAMVMSYLKQFTFLDQEEIAELDQSHREHPERRDPHHRLASELVTLVHGQEEAERAKRASRSLFVGELELLEPDLLEEALGEAPTMNIDAIEFEKGIDLIELISRSPLFVSRSELRRTLSQGGVYLNGVAQRETITVTKDLLIDGRLLVLRRGKKDYCLVRCGAQ; this is translated from the coding sequence ATGACTCTGTCCGAGGACCTTCAATATCGTGGACTCATCAACCAGATGAGCGCAGAGGGGCTCGTCGAGCGCATGGACTCAGCTCACCTTTCGCTCTACGTCGGTTTCGATCCGACAGCTGACTCCTTGCACCTAGGCAACCTGCTGGGTCTCATCATGTTGCGGAGATTCCAGCGTGCTGGTCATCGTCCGATTATGGTGGCGGGTGGCGGTACTGGGATGATTGGCGATCCCTCCGGGCGCTCCACGGAGCGGACTCTTCTCGATGACGAGACACTGACCAAAAACACTGCGGCAATTCGCCTACAGCTCGAACGTTTTGTCGACTTCTCTGGCGAGGTAGCCGGTGTATTGGTCGATAACCGTGAGTGGCTCCAAGACCTCAATCTGATCGACTATCTCCGTGAGTATGGTAAACACTTCTCTGTTGCGACCATGTTGGCCAAGGATTCGGTCAAGGCGCGTCTTGGCAGCGAAGGGATCTCCTACACCGAATTCAGCTACATGGTGCTACAGGCGATCGACTTTCTGGAGCTCAGCCGGCGCTTTGATTGTACGCTGCAGCTGGGTGGCTCTGATCAATGGGGAAACATCACAGCGGGGATCGACCTGATTCGAAGGGTGGACCAACGTGAGGCCTTCGGTTTGACGTGGCCGTTAATCACCAAGGCCGATGGTACGAAGTTCGGTAAATCGGTTGGAGGAGCGATCTGGCTCGATCCTCACCGGACCTCGCCGTACCAGCTCTATCAGTTTCTTGTTCGCTCCGATGACGCTATGGTGATGTCCTACCTCAAGCAGTTCACCTTTCTCGATCAGGAGGAGATCGCCGAGCTTGATCAGTCTCATCGTGAACACCCCGAACGGCGCGATCCTCACCATCGCCTCGCCTCGGAGCTGGTGACGCTGGTACACGGCCAGGAGGAGGCTGAGCGGGCCAAACGGGCAAGCCGTTCACTCTTTGTTGGAGAACTTGAGCTGTTGGAACCGGACCTGCTCGAGGAGGCGCTCGGTGAGGCTCCGACCATGAATATCGATGCGATTGAATTTGAGAAGGGCATCGATCTCATCGAACTCATATCGCGTAGTCCCCTGTTTGTCTCAAGGTCAGAACTGCGACGCACGTTGAGTCAGGGCGGTGTCTATCTCAATGGCGTCGCCCAACGGGAGACCATCACCGTCACCAAGGATCTGCTGATCGATGGCCGCCTCTTGGTGCTGCGACGTGGCAAGAAAGATTACTGCTTGGTTCGCTGTGGTGCACAATAG